A genomic window from Variovorax paradoxus includes:
- a CDS encoding CinA family protein, with translation MTTPALPEPLPVLAARVGETLRARGQTVSVVESSAGGLVSAALLAIPGASAYFRGGAVVYSRRAGRALLGLTAEDMTGMRGETEPYALLVAGRMRDTHHTTWGIAESGAAGPSGSPYGDAPGHVCIAVVGAVTVSRTIETGDTDRPANMDVFARHLLALFDETLRAQPEPPPA, from the coding sequence ATGACCACGCCCGCCCTGCCAGAACCATTGCCGGTGCTCGCCGCGCGCGTGGGCGAAACGCTGCGCGCACGGGGACAGACGGTTTCGGTCGTCGAGTCTTCGGCAGGCGGCCTCGTGTCGGCTGCGCTGCTCGCCATTCCGGGCGCGTCGGCCTACTTCCGCGGCGGCGCCGTCGTCTATTCGCGGCGTGCCGGCCGGGCGCTGCTGGGCCTGACCGCTGAAGACATGACCGGCATGCGCGGCGAAACCGAGCCCTACGCCCTGCTCGTCGCCGGCCGGATGCGCGACACCCACCACACCACCTGGGGCATCGCCGAAAGCGGCGCGGCCGGCCCATCAGGCAGCCCGTATGGCGATGCGCCGGGGCACGTGTGCATCGCCGTGGTCGGCGCGGTCACGGTAAGCCGCACCATCGAGACCGGTGACACCGACCGGCCGGCAAACATGGACGTGTTCGCGCGGCACCTGCTCGCGCTGTTCGACGAGACGCTGCGGGCGCAGCCGGAGCCGCCACCCGCCTGA
- a CDS encoding tripartite tricarboxylate transporter substrate binding protein BugD — MTATKTTKTKTWKFKTLLAASAGACLFALQSPAIAQAAWPDKPITMVVPYSAGGPTDVVARMLAIPMGKSLGQTVIVENTVGAGGTIAPTRVARAAPNGYTILIHHMGMATAPALYKKLNYDPLKDFEYIGQVLDVPMTLLSRKDFPANNYQELLAYVKANKDKVTLANAGVGAVSQLCGLLFMNQIGVQLTTVPYKGAGPALNDLMGGQVDLLCDQTTQTAPVIKDGNRVKVFGVTTPQRLSSMPNIPTLDEQGLKGFDVRVWHGMYAPKGTPPAVIEKLNVALRAALQDDMVKHRLAELSSEIVPLDKQTPESLRTHLTAEVAKWGKVIRAAGVQAD; from the coding sequence GTGACAGCAACCAAGACGACGAAAACGAAGACCTGGAAATTCAAGACCCTGCTCGCGGCCTCGGCCGGCGCCTGCCTGTTCGCCCTGCAATCGCCCGCCATCGCGCAAGCCGCGTGGCCCGACAAGCCCATCACCATGGTCGTGCCGTACTCCGCCGGCGGCCCGACCGACGTGGTGGCGCGCATGCTGGCCATTCCCATGGGCAAGTCGCTGGGCCAGACCGTGATCGTCGAGAACACCGTGGGCGCGGGCGGCACCATCGCGCCCACGCGGGTGGCCAGGGCGGCGCCCAACGGCTACACCATCCTCATCCACCACATGGGCATGGCCACCGCGCCCGCGCTCTACAAGAAGCTCAACTACGACCCGCTGAAAGACTTCGAGTACATCGGCCAGGTGCTGGACGTGCCGATGACGCTGCTGTCGCGCAAGGACTTTCCGGCCAACAACTACCAGGAACTGCTGGCCTACGTGAAGGCCAACAAGGACAAGGTCACGCTGGCAAACGCGGGCGTGGGCGCTGTGTCGCAGCTGTGCGGCCTGCTGTTCATGAACCAGATCGGCGTGCAATTGACGACAGTGCCGTACAAGGGGGCCGGCCCGGCGCTCAACGACCTCATGGGCGGGCAGGTTGACCTGCTGTGCGACCAGACCACGCAGACCGCGCCGGTCATCAAGGACGGCAACCGCGTGAAGGTGTTCGGCGTGACCACGCCGCAGCGCCTGTCGAGCATGCCCAACATTCCGACGCTGGACGAGCAGGGCCTCAAGGGCTTCGACGTGCGGGTGTGGCACGGCATGTATGCGCCCAAGGGTACGCCGCCTGCCGTGATCGAGAAGCTCAACGTCGCCTTGCGCGCCGCGCTGCAGGACGACATGGTCAAGCACCGCCTTGCCGAACTCAGCTCCGAAATCGTGCCGCTGGACAAGCAGACGCCGGAAAGCCTGCGCACGCACCTCACGGCAGAGGTCGCCAAGTGGGGCAAGGTGATCCGCGCCGCGGGCGTGCAGGCGGATTGA
- a CDS encoding CaiB/BaiF CoA transferase family protein, translated as MTRPLDGITVISLEHAIAAPFCTRQLADLGARVIKVERPEVGDFARAYDARVGGEASHFVWVNRSKESLTLDLKQPAALAVLQELVADADVLVQNLAPGAAARMGLGAQVLQAKHPRLIVCDISGYGEDGPYRDKKAYDLLIQSEAGFLSVTGTPDDPCKSGNSIADIAAGMYAYTGILAALLQRGKTGKGSHIDVSMLESLAEWMGYPMYYAYEGAPPPPRSAASHATIYPYGPFPAGDGGTVMLGLQNEREWRTFCEKVLLQAGLATDARFDSNARRNENREALRAIIVETFGALSTAQVLERLDTAQIANARMNDMAGLWAHPQLQARERWRQVGSPAGDIPALLPAGRQSAFDYRMDPIPAVGEHTEAILRSLGRSEADIAALREARAV; from the coding sequence ATGACAAGACCCCTGGACGGCATCACCGTCATCTCGCTCGAACACGCGATTGCCGCGCCGTTCTGCACCCGCCAGCTCGCCGACCTCGGCGCACGCGTCATCAAGGTGGAGCGCCCCGAGGTGGGCGACTTCGCGCGGGCCTACGACGCCCGCGTGGGTGGCGAGGCTTCGCACTTCGTGTGGGTGAACCGCTCGAAGGAAAGCCTCACGCTCGACCTGAAGCAACCCGCCGCGCTCGCCGTGCTGCAGGAGCTGGTGGCCGATGCCGACGTGCTGGTGCAGAACCTCGCGCCCGGCGCCGCCGCGCGCATGGGGCTCGGCGCGCAGGTGCTGCAGGCGAAGCACCCGCGGCTCATCGTCTGCGACATCTCGGGCTACGGCGAAGACGGCCCGTACCGCGACAAGAAGGCCTACGACCTGCTGATCCAGAGCGAGGCGGGTTTTCTCTCGGTCACGGGCACGCCGGACGATCCTTGCAAGTCGGGCAATTCCATCGCCGACATCGCTGCGGGCATGTACGCGTACACCGGCATCCTCGCGGCGCTGCTTCAGCGCGGCAAGACCGGCAAGGGCTCGCACATCGACGTGTCGATGCTCGAATCGCTCGCCGAGTGGATGGGCTACCCGATGTACTACGCCTACGAAGGCGCGCCGCCGCCGCCGCGCAGCGCCGCTTCGCACGCGACCATCTATCCCTACGGGCCGTTCCCCGCCGGCGATGGCGGCACCGTGATGCTGGGCCTGCAGAACGAGCGCGAGTGGCGCACCTTCTGCGAGAAGGTGTTGCTGCAGGCGGGGCTTGCGACCGACGCCCGCTTCGACAGCAACGCGCGGCGCAACGAGAACCGAGAGGCCCTGCGCGCGATCATCGTCGAGACCTTCGGTGCGCTGAGCACGGCGCAGGTGCTGGAGCGGCTCGACACGGCGCAGATCGCCAACGCCCGAATGAACGACATGGCTGGCCTGTGGGCGCATCCGCAGTTGCAGGCGCGCGAGCGCTGGCGGCAGGTGGGTTCGCCGGCGGGCGACATTCCCGCCTTGCTGCCGGCTGGCCGGCAGAGTGCCTTCGACTACCGCATGGACCCGATTCCGGCGGTCGGCGAGCACACCGAGGCGATCTTGCGCAGCCTCGGGCGCAGCGAGGCGGACATCGCGGCGCTGCGCGAGGCGAGGGCGGTGTGA
- a CDS encoding FAS1-like dehydratase domain-containing protein, producing MPNETPTTPSVIDSEALAKLQAWQGRSETLTDDITAAPVRALSATLDRDDALPQAGTRLPELWHWLYFLPHHRQSEIGEDGHARRGGFLPPVPLPRRMWAGGRLAWEPGNPLQVGDKIERTSTIASVTHKAGRTGELVFVLVRHEVRNERGLALTEEHDIVYRAAAQPGEAGPPPTPAPKDAVFSRDIVPDDVLLFRYSALTFNGHRIHYDRRYVTQVEGYPGLIVHGPLIATLLVDLLRRNVPGAQLARFEFRAVRPTFDIAPFRVHGKPGADGKTFSLWGEDADGWLTMQATAVLA from the coding sequence CGTGATCGACAGCGAAGCGCTGGCGAAGCTGCAAGCCTGGCAAGGCCGCAGCGAGACGCTGACCGACGACATCACTGCCGCGCCCGTGCGCGCTCTCTCTGCCACGCTCGACCGCGACGATGCGTTGCCGCAAGCCGGCACGCGCCTGCCCGAACTGTGGCATTGGCTCTACTTCCTGCCGCACCACCGCCAGTCCGAGATCGGCGAAGACGGCCACGCCAGGCGCGGCGGCTTCCTGCCGCCAGTGCCGCTGCCGCGCCGCATGTGGGCCGGCGGGCGGCTCGCGTGGGAGCCCGGCAACCCGCTGCAGGTCGGCGACAAGATCGAGCGCACCTCGACCATTGCATCGGTCACCCACAAGGCGGGCCGCACCGGCGAGCTGGTGTTCGTGCTCGTGCGCCACGAGGTGCGCAACGAGCGCGGCCTCGCGCTGACCGAGGAGCACGACATCGTCTACCGCGCCGCCGCGCAGCCAGGTGAAGCGGGCCCGCCACCCACGCCCGCGCCGAAGGACGCCGTCTTCAGCCGCGACATCGTGCCCGACGATGTGCTGCTGTTTCGCTACTCGGCGCTCACCTTCAACGGCCACCGCATCCACTACGACCGCCGCTACGTGACGCAGGTCGAGGGCTATCCGGGCCTGATCGTGCACGGCCCGCTGATCGCGACGCTGCTGGTCGACCTGCTGCGCCGCAACGTGCCGGGCGCGCAGCTCGCGCGCTTCGAGTTCCGTGCCGTGCGCCCGACCTTCGACATCGCGCCGTTCCGCGTGCACGGCAAGCCCGGCGCCGACGGAAAGACATTCAGTCTCTGGGGCGAGGACGCAGACGGCTGGCTCACGATGCAGGCCACGGCCGTGCTGGCCTGA
- a CDS encoding DJ-1/PfpI family protein: MNFGIIIFPEVEELDFVGPWEMLTMWSKLAAGPEQCLIVAEKREPVVCAKGLSINPHVSFADCPPLDCLLVPGGMGTRREVDNPAMTRFLADQAPGCQTLMSVCTGAFVLHAAGLLSGKTATTHWGSLDRLRALGDVKVVEQRFVRDGNVWTSAGVSAGTDLMLAFIAHTAGEEAAARVQLQAEYYPADTIYGDTASHERAPAYVKRPGSRFQAP, from the coding sequence ATGAATTTCGGGATCATCATCTTCCCCGAGGTCGAGGAACTCGACTTCGTCGGCCCCTGGGAAATGCTCACCATGTGGAGCAAGCTGGCCGCCGGTCCCGAGCAGTGCCTGATCGTGGCCGAAAAGCGCGAACCGGTGGTCTGCGCCAAGGGCCTGTCCATCAACCCGCACGTGTCCTTCGCCGATTGCCCGCCTCTCGACTGCCTGCTCGTGCCCGGCGGCATGGGCACGCGCCGCGAGGTCGACAACCCCGCCATGACACGCTTCCTGGCCGACCAGGCGCCCGGCTGCCAGACCCTGATGTCGGTGTGCACCGGCGCATTCGTGCTGCACGCGGCCGGGCTGCTCTCGGGCAAGACCGCGACCACGCATTGGGGCTCACTCGACCGCCTGCGCGCGCTGGGCGACGTGAAGGTGGTCGAGCAGCGCTTCGTGCGGGACGGCAACGTCTGGACCTCGGCGGGGGTATCGGCCGGTACCGACCTGATGCTGGCCTTCATCGCCCACACCGCGGGCGAGGAAGCCGCGGCCCGGGTGCAGCTGCAGGCCGAGTACTACCCGGCGGACACGATCTACGGAGACACCGCGAGCCATGAGCGCGCGCCGGCGTACGTGAAGCGGCCCGGCTCCCGTTTCCAGGCGCCATGA
- a CDS encoding HpcH/HpaI aldolase/citrate lyase family protein: MSTLALARAFLFVPADRPERHARALATGAGGVIVDLEDAVAPERKVAAREALAASFAALPDIGRQRLLVRINAAGTPWHDDDCVAVGALVEQGLIAGVVLPKAERAADLSRLAGAIGSTGLLVPLIESAAGLAAVDELAAGPQVLRLAFGNLDFQADLGLACDADEAELVPVRLALLLASRRANLPAPIDGVTPDWRDAQRLAVDTARARRGGFGAKLCIHPDQVAPVHAALGPSADELAWARRVVDAIRASGGGVVSLDGRMVDAPVVRLAERLLALEDQPTP, translated from the coding sequence GTGAGCACGCTCGCCCTGGCGCGCGCCTTTCTCTTCGTGCCTGCCGACCGGCCCGAGCGCCATGCGCGCGCGCTGGCTACCGGGGCGGGCGGCGTGATCGTCGATCTGGAGGATGCGGTGGCACCGGAGCGCAAGGTGGCGGCGCGCGAAGCGCTCGCCGCCTCGTTCGCCGCGCTGCCCGACATTGGCCGGCAACGCCTGCTGGTGCGCATCAATGCCGCTGGCACGCCGTGGCATGACGACGACTGCGTGGCGGTCGGCGCGCTGGTGGAGCAAGGTTTGATCGCTGGCGTCGTGCTGCCAAAGGCGGAGCGTGCGGCCGATCTGTCTCGGCTGGCCGGGGCCATCGGTTCGACGGGCTTGCTGGTGCCGCTGATCGAATCGGCCGCGGGCCTGGCGGCGGTCGATGAACTCGCGGCCGGCCCACAGGTGCTGCGGCTCGCGTTCGGCAATCTCGATTTCCAGGCCGATCTCGGCTTGGCCTGCGACGCGGACGAAGCCGAACTCGTGCCAGTGCGTCTCGCGCTGCTGCTTGCCTCGCGTCGCGCCAACCTGCCCGCGCCCATCGACGGCGTGACGCCCGACTGGCGCGACGCCCAGCGGCTGGCCGTCGACACCGCACGCGCCCGGCGCGGCGGCTTCGGCGCCAAGCTGTGCATTCACCCCGACCAGGTCGCGCCGGTGCATGCCGCGCTCGGCCCCAGCGCCGACGAACTCGCCTGGGCCCGCCGCGTGGTCGATGCCATCCGCGCATCGGGCGGCGGCGTGGTCAGCCTCGACGGTCGGATGGTCGACGCGCCCGTGGTGCGCCTGGCCGAACGACTGCTAGCGCTCGAAGACCAACCGACGCCCTGA